The Atribacterota bacterium genome segment AAGACTCCTGCTGCAATTATTAGCATCAGGAAAAAATTGAATTTGATTCCACCCTAAATGGGGAACACGCATTTTCTCAGGAAAGCGGACAACTTTTCCCGGGATTAAATCCAGTCCTTTATATAGTCCATTTTCTTCACTATAAGAAAACAATAGTTGCATTCCCAGGCAGATACCCAAAAAAGGCATTCCCTTCCCAACCATCTGTTTAATTACTACATCCAGCTTCTTATCTTTCAATACCTTAATTGCATCACAAAATGCACCTACCCCTGGTAATATAAGACCTCTGGCTTCTTTAATTACCTCAGGATTATTACTGATCTGCACCTTATAACCCAAATAATCCAGAGCATGCTGAACACTTTTAATATTGCCCATCTTATAATCTATAATAACAATCATCTTAACTCCTGATATTTATGCCAGCATACCTTTGCTGGAAGGGATATTGCCTTTTAATCTTCTTTCTATTTGAATTGCCTGGTCTAACGCCCTTGCAAAACCTTTAAAAATAGCTTCGATGATGTGATGAGTATTCTCCCCCTTCAGCAAATCAATATGCAGGGTAATTCCTGCCTCATATGCGAGTGAGAGAAAGAATTCTTTCCATACTTCCCCATCAATTTGACTGATCCTGCCTATTTTTTCAGGAGGAACATTATAAAAAAGCCTACCTCTTCCACTTAAATCGATTGTAATGCGAACCAGCGCTTCGTCCATTACCAGAAGATAGAATCCATAGCGTTTTATGCCAGACTTTTCTCCAAGTGCCTCCTTAATAGCTCTCCCCAG includes the following:
- the hisH gene encoding imidazole glycerol phosphate synthase subunit HisH: MIVIIDYKMGNIKSVQHALDYLGYKVQISNNPEVIKEARGLILPGVGAFCDAIKVLKDKKLDVVIKQMVGKGMPFLGICLGMQLLFSYSEENGLYKGLDLIPGKVVRFPEKMRVPHLGWNQIQFFPDANNCSRSLFSDIKNNSYFYFLHSYYCIPDNEDIILTKTYYENNFASAVCIENIFGVQFHPEKSSLQGLSLLKKFGEICNADYSGY
- the hisB gene encoding imidazoleglycerol-phosphate dehydratase HisB — its product is MGKRTGTVSRKTVETDISLNINLDGEGRCNIKSELPFLNHMLVLFCKHGFFDLQLKLNGDIEVDAHHSLEDLGICLGRAIKEALGEKSGIKRYGFYLLVMDEALVRITIDLSGRGRLFYNVPPEKIGRISQIDGEVWKEFFLSLAYEAGITLHIDLLKGENTHHIIEAIFKGFARALDQAIQIERRLKGNIPSSKGMLA